The Mesoterricola silvestris sequence TCTGGATGTTCAACATGGTGCCTCCTGCGTCACATATTCGAATATCCGGGGTAGCCTGCCGGAAGGATTGTACTGCGAAAAAATCGATGGAAAAGGCTGATTCTTGGAAAACTGCCGGAACGGGGCCGGAGCCCCGTTCCGGGACGGGCGGGACTACTTGACGGCGAAGGCGGCCACGAGCACGTAGATCACCAGGGCCTCGATGAGGGCCAGGCCGATGATCATGGTGGTGCGGATGTTGCCGGCGGCCTGGGGATTGCGGGCGATGCCCTCGCAGGCGGCGACCACGGCCTTGCCCTGGGCCATGCCGCAGCCGGCGGCCGCGATGGCGAGGGCGATGTGGGCCAGGAACTTGCCTTCGAAGATGCCGGGGGCGGGGGCGCCGGGGACCTGGGCGA is a genomic window containing:
- a CDS encoding ATP synthase F0 subunit C translates to MKKFLTTAFLFTLAVAAFAQVPGAPAPGIFEGKFLAHIALAIAAAGCGMAQGKAVVAACEGIARNPQAAGNIRTTMIIGLALIEALVIYVLVAAFAVK